The following nucleotide sequence is from Peribacillus sp. ACCC06369.
GATTCGAATTCTCTCTTCGATAAGTAAAGGTAGGTGAAGCCGCTGAAGTGTCAAAAGTGATTTCCGCCGCAGTTGCAATGGCAAGATTTTGGGCATTTTGAGCTGATAAAGCCTTTGTCTCATGGCTTGGGACTATCCAATCGTATCCATACATAGGAAATGCCGACTGCAATTTATATTCAGGTATTTTCGACAATGCATAACGGAGAACCTCGCCCATCCACCAAAGTGGGGAAATTGGTTCAGGTGGGCCAGTCGGATACCCATAATCAATGGTCATCACGGCAACAAGGTCGGCTGCCTCTCCAATCCCCCGATAATCATGACCGCCTACAATTCGATTATCAGGATTATCCGCTGTTTTTGCATGTACGTTCACATGCAGAATCAGTTCGTTCAACTCTTCCTTTAATTCTTTTAAAAAAAGCACATAATCAGAACGTCTGGCAGGCGGGATGAATTCGATGTCCATACTGACACCCCCATAGCCTTTCTCCCTAACGAAATTCAGCATACTATTGATTAAATTCGCTCTGTATACTGGACTATTAAGGACACCACCCGCCAAGTCAGCATCAAAATCACCGTCTTTAAAGTTCCGGATCATCAATAGCGGCGTCACCCCGGTCTGCTCGCATTTCGCGATAAGGGGGAGATCATCACCATCAGCGAATGCATAGCCTTCATTGGTAAAGGTATAAGCTACAATGGCTAAATAGGATAATTTATCACCATTCTCCTCAAGTGTTTCAAATACTACTCCGCCTGAATCCGGGAAGGCAAACCCCAGCGTAATCAATTGATTTTTGTAAGGAGACGGTATCAAAATTTCCGTGCCGACCTTTAGCGAGTTCGCCACAAGTCCTGGATTTGCCTTCGTGATTGCCGCTGCACTCGTTCCAAAACGAATGCCGATTCCAGAGAGGGTATCCCGACTTTTAATTAGATACCTCCGATTCACCACATTTTCATCAGGTATATACAGTGCCAGGCCAGGAACCAAAGCTGTTGA
It contains:
- a CDS encoding LysM peptidoglycan-binding domain-containing protein, which codes for MTIIIVKKGDSLWQIATKNKVDPSRIIEVNGLESTALVPGLALYIPDENVVNRRYLIKSRDTLSGIGIRFGTSAAAITKANPGLVANSLKVGTEILIPSPYKNQLITLGFAFPDSGGVVFETLEENGDKLSYLAIVAYTFTNEGYAFADGDDLPLIAKCEQTGVTPLLMIRNFKDGDFDADLAGGVLNSPVYRANLINSMLNFVREKGYGGVSMDIEFIPPARRSDYVLFLKELKEELNELILHVNVHAKTADNPDNRIVGGHDYRGIGEAADLVAVMTIDYGYPTGPPEPISPLWWMGEVLRYALSKIPEYKLQSAFPMYGYDWIVPSHETKALSAQNAQNLAIATAAEITFDTSAASPTFTYRRENSNHVVWFEDIRSISTKYEVIDAYELIGATYWQIGLEFPQNWAFIEQNILIIK